In the genome of Phlebotomus papatasi isolate M1 chromosome 2, Ppap_2.1, whole genome shotgun sequence, one region contains:
- the LOC129801206 gene encoding tRNA N(3)-methylcytidine methyltransferase Mettl2 has protein sequence MRPQFGNRLLTDDQDVFQHNAWDNVEWDDEQEELARESVRKNSLQKMPQEDVQKYEDEADKFWDSFYSIHSNKFFKDRHWLFTEFPELAPAVENSENSSKCGRKIFEIGCGVGNTIIPILKYSQEEDLMVYGGDFSAKAIEILKEDPHFDGKRSQVFVLDATADIWDVPFEEASIDIVVLIFVMSAINPSRMSHVAKQVAKYLKPGGLLVFRDYGLYDMAQLRFKPGKCLEENFYVRGDGTRVYFFTQEEIRDLFQAAGLLEEQNHVDRRLQVNRGRQLKMYRVWIQGKFRKPVPKLEILH, from the exons ATGCGTCCTCAATTCGGAAATCGCTTACTAACAGACGACCAGGATGTCTTTCAGCACAATGCCTG GGACAATGTTGAATGGGACGATGAACAAGAGGAACTCGCAAGGGAGAGTGTCCGGAAGAATTCATTACAGAAAATGCCCCAGGAAGACGTCCAGAAGTACGAGGATGAAGCTGATAAATTCTGGGACTCTTTCTACAGCATCCATAGCAATAAATTCTTCAAAGATCGCCATTGGCTGTTTACGGAGTTCCCGGAATTGGCTCCAGCAGtagaaaattccgaaaattccaGTAAATGTggtagaaaaatatttgaaattggcTGTGGAGTAGGTAATACCATCATCCCGATCCTCAAGTACTCACAAGAAGAGGATTTAATGGTCTATGGCGGAGATTTCTCAGCCAAAGCCATTGAAATCCTCAAGGAAGATCCACATTTTGACGGAAAGAGATCTCAAGTTTTTGTCCTGGATGCTACAGCTGACATCTGGGATGTTCCCTTCGAAGAAGCCTCAATAGACATTGTCGTTCTGATCTTTGTCATGTCTGCCATCAATCCTTCAAG GATGTCTCATGTTGCCAAACAAGTGGCCAAGTACCTGAAGCCAGGTGGACTTCTGGTCTTCAGGGATTACGGCCTCTACGACATGGCTCAGCTGAGATTCAAGCCTGGAAAGTGCCTGGAGGAAAACTTTTACGTCCGGGGAGATGGAACTCGGGTTTATTTCTTCACTCAGGAGGAAATCAGGGATTTGTTCCAGGCAGCTGGACTCCTGGAGGAACAGAATCACGTCGATCGAAGACTTCAGGTCAATCGTGGGAGACAGCTGAAGATGTATCGCGTTTGGATTCAGGGGAAATTCCGGAAACCCGTGCCAAA ACTGGAAATACTGCACTAG